In Streptomyces sp. NBC_01717, one DNA window encodes the following:
- a CDS encoding MFS transporter → MSLTHRRPATAESGGRGLVLALGLSAMIVSMMQTLVVPILTVVQKDLSLSSSSTSWLATSTLLSAAVFTPLLGRLGDMRGKRPVLLCVLGVTVVGSALAATTSSLPLLLVARAMQGASTAIFPLALSVLRDELPARRLPGAMGLVSGTLAFGSGLALVGAGLLTQGPHPDYHRVFWLATVLSLIALATVAIAVPPSPSSTGGRTDWLGATTLAGALVLLLLPISQGGTWGWTSARCLGLLGGAAVLTAVWAVVERRVRQPLVDMRMFALRPVVFTNLAGVLLGFGMFTQFIGISYLVQTPHRIAGYGFSASVLDAAVVYLLPGTVASLIAAQFGGVLVRRIGARVTLAAGAGSGVLGFGWLAVSHGSPGGVVAAGLLTGIAVSFGFATLPAFIVAGVPVHQSGIANGINSIARSLGSSLGSAVITALLSARLLTGLPPGTPAVPAEGQYTLSFALGATAFALVALIALTGLRIEAVPHHKVVGPAGPGAQAPEGIRPTPGPRHRARRNSGQR, encoded by the coding sequence ATGTCACTCACCCACAGGCGCCCGGCCACGGCGGAGTCCGGTGGACGCGGTCTCGTCCTCGCGCTGGGCCTCTCGGCCATGATCGTGTCGATGATGCAGACCCTGGTCGTCCCGATCCTGACCGTGGTCCAGAAGGACCTGTCGCTGTCCTCCTCGAGTACGAGCTGGCTGGCCACCTCGACGCTGCTGTCCGCCGCCGTGTTCACCCCGCTGCTCGGCCGCCTGGGCGACATGCGCGGGAAGCGACCCGTACTCCTGTGCGTGCTGGGAGTGACCGTCGTCGGGTCCGCGCTGGCAGCCACCACCAGCTCGCTGCCACTGCTGCTCGTCGCCCGCGCGATGCAGGGAGCTTCGACGGCGATCTTCCCGCTCGCGCTGTCGGTACTGCGCGACGAACTGCCCGCGCGGCGGCTGCCGGGGGCGATGGGGCTGGTCAGCGGGACCCTGGCGTTCGGCAGCGGTCTCGCCCTGGTCGGCGCGGGGCTGCTCACCCAGGGCCCGCACCCGGACTACCACCGGGTGTTCTGGCTGGCGACCGTACTGTCCCTGATCGCGCTGGCCACCGTGGCGATCGCCGTCCCGCCGTCGCCCTCCTCCACCGGCGGCCGTACGGACTGGCTGGGAGCGACGACACTCGCCGGCGCGCTGGTCCTGCTCCTGCTGCCCATCTCTCAGGGCGGTACATGGGGTTGGACCTCGGCGCGCTGCCTGGGGCTGCTGGGGGGCGCGGCGGTACTGACCGCCGTGTGGGCGGTCGTCGAACGCCGGGTGCGCCAACCTCTGGTGGACATGCGCATGTTCGCCCTGCGGCCGGTGGTCTTCACCAACCTCGCCGGGGTGCTGCTGGGGTTCGGCATGTTCACCCAGTTCATCGGCATCTCGTACTTGGTGCAGACGCCCCACCGGATCGCGGGGTACGGCTTCTCGGCGTCGGTGCTCGATGCCGCTGTGGTCTATCTGCTGCCCGGCACCGTCGCGTCGTTGATCGCCGCACAGTTCGGCGGTGTGCTGGTCCGGCGGATCGGCGCCCGCGTCACCCTGGCCGCCGGGGCCGGGTCGGGTGTCCTGGGCTTCGGCTGGCTGGCCGTCAGCCACGGCAGTCCCGGGGGTGTCGTGGCGGCGGGGCTGCTCACCGGCATCGCGGTCAGCTTCGGCTTCGCCACGCTGCCCGCGTTCATCGTGGCGGGCGTTCCCGTCCATCAGAGCGGCATCGCGAACGGCATCAACTCGATCGCCCGGTCCCTGGGCAGTTCGCTGGGCAGCGCCGTGATCACCGCGCTGCTGAGCGCCCGCCTGCTGACCGGTCTTCCCCCCGGTACGCCCGCGGTGCCCGCCGAGGGCCAGTACACGCTCTCCTTCGCCCTCGGCGCCACCGCCTTCGCACTGGTCGCCCTCATCGCTCTCACCGGCCTGCGGATCGAGGCCGTCCCGCACCACAAGGTCGTAGGGCCCGCAGGCCCGGGCGCCCAGGCTCCCGAAGGGATCCGTCCGACGCCGGGTCCCCGGCACCGGGCCCGGCGCAATTCGGGACAGCGATAG
- a CDS encoding phosphodiester glycosidase family protein, protein MPLPHDLALPRPRSAARRGAVVLALATALSIGAGMMTTAQALAPEHLMPVTTGTPKPGAPVQGLIPSAPGQSIITRETRTPIAPGLNLTHFDRFETDGWVRGQVLVANLAEKRLKVDYISSGTVTGKSRVTEQAEHTGAIAAINGDYFDMNDTEAPIGAAVSREDGLINSPTEGRNQAVAIGADGLGRLAQVFLQGEVTIGGGQPLRLSGVNSPTLASDGIGLFTDQWGASPRTKPVSGADRITEVWLRDGKVTEVHTSVSSKQVPAGTSVLLGREAGADALAGLIPGDTVDVAYRPRADFGDVAVAVGGGQVLVEDGVVKHYTDGDTVTATSRTGVGFSADGRTMYLVAIDGKQTDSRGMDLNELGAFMKGLGAVNALNMDGGGSTTMAARLPGESRTGLISSPSDGSEREVANGLGLFAAPGSGTLHGFRVLPTLTADGSNKIFPGLRRTVRARAHDETYAPVPAGRVHWREEHRGDGSVSVDAGNDGTAVVTGRRSGITRITASGGHRAEGTTELTVLAPAVRIAPSSGLVALDAAGDTARLTVTGYDALGDSAPIEASDIKVTGGDGVVALDSATDGTFTVRGLTDGASTTLHLTVGKMTTDVAVTVGLSEKTFADLSDAASWTSANDRAPGGSVTPAEGHDGAPGVKLTYDFTRSTATRGQYAVPPQQIQLPGQPQAVTMWINGDGNGAWPRLQYRTAAGVTANLDGPLINWTGWRKVDFPVPVGTPYPLTFQRVRLLETSATRSYTGQVTVSDLKVKVAPDVELPVQPKVADPVVVTNGTVDDRPLRVAVMSDAQFVARDPESPLVQAARRTLAEIADAKPDLLVINGDLVDEGSTADFTLARKLLDEFDARTGGKIPWHYVPGNHEVMGPGTTVNFKAEFGDTTSVFDAEGTRFITLDSSSGTLRGGGFAQLQMLHDQLAAAETDRSVSGVVVFEHHPTEDPLPDKASQLGDRKEAALVEQWLADFRAKGHKSAAFVSGHVGAFSATSMDGVPYLVNGNSGKNPASTPDNGGFTGWTMLGIDPRNGRIDDPFDVPTRESETWLRGEVHVRTDAVDLSAPETLKAGDRSRASATVTQDGDRTVPVAWPVSATWAGTRVEVTGTGYDHRGGAAVVSYDPASGTLTALRSGTAVLRVTVNGRTTERTITVGR, encoded by the coding sequence GTGCCGCTCCCCCATGACCTCGCCCTCCCGCGGCCGCGTTCCGCCGCACGGCGCGGCGCTGTCGTCCTGGCCCTGGCCACCGCCCTCAGCATCGGCGCCGGGATGATGACGACCGCCCAGGCGCTCGCCCCCGAGCACCTGATGCCGGTGACCACCGGTACGCCCAAGCCCGGTGCCCCCGTCCAGGGCCTGATCCCCAGCGCCCCCGGTCAGTCCATCATCACCCGTGAGACCCGCACGCCGATCGCACCGGGGCTCAACCTGACCCACTTCGACCGCTTCGAGACCGACGGCTGGGTGCGCGGGCAGGTGCTCGTCGCGAACCTCGCCGAGAAGCGGCTGAAGGTGGACTACATCTCCTCCGGGACGGTCACCGGCAAGTCCCGCGTGACCGAGCAGGCCGAGCACACGGGGGCGATCGCCGCGATCAACGGCGACTACTTCGACATGAACGACACCGAGGCCCCGATCGGCGCGGCGGTGTCACGCGAGGACGGCCTCATCAACTCGCCCACCGAGGGGCGAAATCAGGCCGTCGCCATCGGCGCGGACGGACTCGGCAGGCTCGCCCAGGTGTTCCTGCAGGGCGAGGTCACGATCGGCGGCGGTCAGCCCCTGAGACTCTCCGGTGTCAACTCTCCCACTCTGGCCTCTGACGGCATCGGCCTGTTCACCGACCAGTGGGGCGCATCGCCGCGCACCAAGCCGGTCAGCGGCGCCGACCGGATCACCGAGGTCTGGCTGCGGGACGGCAAGGTCACCGAGGTGCACACCTCCGTCAGCAGCAAGCAGGTACCGGCGGGCACCAGCGTGCTGCTCGGCCGGGAGGCCGGCGCCGACGCGCTGGCCGGTCTCATACCGGGCGACACCGTCGACGTCGCGTACCGTCCACGCGCCGACTTCGGCGACGTGGCGGTCGCGGTCGGCGGCGGCCAGGTCCTGGTCGAGGACGGCGTGGTGAAGCACTACACCGACGGCGACACCGTCACCGCCACCTCACGGACCGGCGTGGGCTTTTCCGCCGACGGCCGCACGATGTATCTGGTCGCGATCGACGGCAAACAGACCGACAGCCGTGGCATGGACCTCAACGAACTCGGCGCCTTCATGAAGGGCCTCGGCGCCGTGAACGCCCTCAACATGGACGGCGGCGGCTCGACCACCATGGCCGCCCGGCTGCCCGGCGAGAGCCGGACCGGCCTCATCAGCAGCCCCTCGGACGGCTCGGAGCGGGAGGTCGCCAACGGGCTCGGCCTCTTCGCCGCCCCCGGGTCCGGCACCCTGCACGGATTCCGCGTCCTGCCCACGCTGACCGCCGACGGCTCCAACAAGATCTTCCCCGGACTTCGCCGCACCGTGCGCGCCCGCGCCCACGACGAGACGTACGCGCCGGTGCCCGCTGGGCGCGTGCACTGGCGCGAGGAACACCGAGGTGACGGCAGCGTCTCGGTCGACGCGGGCAACGACGGCACGGCCGTGGTCACCGGCCGGCGCTCCGGCATAACCCGGATAACGGCCTCGGGCGGTCACCGGGCGGAGGGCACAACCGAGCTGACCGTGCTCGCACCCGCCGTGCGGATCGCGCCGAGCAGCGGGCTGGTGGCACTCGACGCCGCCGGGGACACCGCCCGCCTCACCGTCACCGGCTACGACGCCCTCGGTGACTCCGCCCCCATCGAGGCGTCCGACATCAAGGTCACCGGTGGCGACGGCGTGGTCGCCCTGGACAGCGCGACGGACGGGACGTTCACCGTACGCGGCCTGACCGACGGCGCCTCCACGACGCTGCACCTCACCGTCGGGAAGATGACCACCGACGTGGCCGTCACCGTCGGTCTCTCCGAGAAGACCTTCGCGGACCTGTCGGACGCGGCCTCCTGGACCTCGGCGAACGACCGCGCCCCCGGCGGATCGGTCACCCCGGCCGAAGGTCATGACGGCGCGCCCGGCGTGAAGCTGACGTACGACTTCACCCGGTCCACGGCCACTCGCGGCCAGTACGCCGTGCCGCCGCAGCAGATCCAGCTGCCCGGCCAGCCGCAGGCCGTCACCATGTGGATCAACGGCGACGGCAACGGCGCGTGGCCGCGGCTGCAGTACCGCACCGCCGCCGGTGTCACCGCCAACCTCGACGGCCCGCTCATCAACTGGACCGGATGGCGGAAGGTCGACTTCCCGGTGCCCGTCGGCACCCCCTACCCACTGACCTTCCAGCGGGTGCGGCTGCTGGAGACCAGTGCGACCCGCTCCTACACCGGCCAGGTCACCGTCAGCGACCTGAAGGTCAAGGTCGCCCCTGACGTGGAGCTGCCCGTCCAGCCGAAGGTCGCCGACCCGGTGGTCGTCACCAACGGCACCGTCGACGACCGCCCGCTGCGTGTGGCGGTCATGTCCGACGCCCAGTTCGTCGCACGTGACCCGGAGAGCCCGCTGGTGCAGGCCGCCCGCCGGACGCTGGCCGAGATCGCGGACGCCAAACCCGATCTGCTGGTCATCAACGGCGACCTCGTCGACGAGGGTTCGACGGCCGACTTCACGCTGGCCCGCAAACTCCTGGACGAGTTCGACGCCCGCACCGGGGGGAAGATCCCCTGGCACTACGTTCCCGGCAACCACGAGGTGATGGGCCCCGGCACCACGGTCAACTTCAAGGCCGAGTTCGGGGACACCACGTCCGTCTTCGACGCCGAGGGCACCCGCTTCATCACCCTGGACTCCTCCAGCGGCACCCTGCGTGGCGGCGGCTTCGCCCAGCTCCAGATGCTGCACGACCAGCTCGCCGCGGCGGAAACGGATCGTTCCGTCAGCGGTGTCGTGGTGTTCGAGCACCACCCCACCGAGGACCCGCTGCCGGACAAGGCCAGCCAGCTGGGCGACCGCAAGGAGGCCGCACTCGTCGAGCAGTGGCTCGCCGATTTCCGGGCCAAGGGTCACAAATCCGCCGCGTTCGTCTCCGGCCACGTCGGCGCCTTCTCCGCCACGTCGATGGACGGCGTCCCGTACCTGGTCAACGGGAACTCCGGCAAGAATCCGGCCAGCACGCCCGACAACGGCGGCTTCACCGGCTGGACGATGCTGGGCATCGACCCGCGGAACGGCCGGATCGACGACCCGTTCGACGTCCCCACGCGCGAGTCCGAGACCTGGCTGCGTGGAGAGGTGCACGTGCGCACCGACGCGGTGGACCTCAGCGCGCCGGAAACCCTCAAGGCCGGCGACCGGTCCCGCGCGTCGGCGACGGTCACCCAGGACGGCGATCGCACCGTCCCGGTGGCCTGGCCGGTCAGCGCCACATGGGCCGGCACCCGGGTGGAGGTGACCGGGACCGGGTACGACCACCGCGGCGGCGCCGCCGTCGTCTCCTACGACCCGGCTTCCGGAACGCTCACCGCACTGCGTTCAGGCACCGCGGTCCTGCGCGTGACCGTCAACGGCAGGACGACGGAGCGGACCATCACGGTCGGGCGCTGA
- a CDS encoding LppU/SCO3897 family protein encodes MTTPPPGQNPYRHPAAPAPARRWSVKRVLKGVVSVVVVGVVVYGGYTTWFGGAATANAGDCLHAGNAAATAVISVGDPEFEIVDCGTPEAQFKVASRASGTDGTCDDQYQRYTQGGAGRDFTLCLEPLK; translated from the coding sequence ATGACCACTCCGCCGCCCGGCCAGAACCCGTACAGACACCCCGCCGCCCCGGCCCCCGCCCGCCGCTGGAGCGTCAAGCGCGTCCTCAAGGGAGTCGTCAGCGTCGTCGTGGTCGGTGTCGTCGTATACGGCGGCTACACGACCTGGTTCGGGGGCGCCGCGACCGCCAACGCGGGTGATTGCCTGCACGCCGGCAACGCGGCGGCCACCGCGGTGATATCCGTCGGCGATCCCGAGTTCGAGATCGTGGACTGCGGCACACCCGAAGCCCAGTTCAAGGTCGCCAGCCGCGCCTCCGGCACGGACGGAACCTGCGACGACCAGTACCAGCGCTACACCCAGGGCGGCGCGGGCCGGGACTTCACCCTCTGCCTCGAACCCCTCAAGTGA
- a CDS encoding metallophosphoesterase family protein: MRILHISDIHIGPSEASNSRGINARESLRRMLTDLETVPDVDVVVVSGDVADDGSVEAYTAARRMVRGFALRKRAAVVFCTGNHDERGAFAKVLGSGHLGADGSDLAATVVDSPEGERGAASVIGGRRFITLDSLVPGKVYGRIGARQLDWLRAVLAVPAPHGSVVVLHHPPVALGVEVQKALGLQNGSDLADAVRGTDVRLVLSGHFHLQLFGHLASVPVWVTPGVLSRVDLTGPPGTERAVRGASATLVDLDGPHAPLFHVLHARDPRAGETVYELDREQLRSVIDRLGPGA, translated from the coding sequence ATGCGGATCCTTCACATATCCGACATCCACATCGGCCCCTCCGAGGCGTCCAACTCCCGCGGCATCAACGCCAGGGAGTCACTGCGCCGGATGCTCACCGACCTGGAGACCGTCCCGGACGTCGACGTCGTCGTCGTCAGCGGGGACGTCGCCGACGACGGCTCCGTGGAGGCGTACACGGCGGCGCGCCGCATGGTGCGGGGGTTCGCCCTCCGCAAACGGGCCGCCGTGGTCTTCTGCACCGGCAACCACGACGAGCGCGGGGCTTTCGCCAAGGTGCTGGGCAGCGGACACCTCGGCGCCGACGGGAGCGACCTGGCCGCGACGGTGGTCGACTCCCCCGAGGGCGAGCGTGGCGCGGCGAGCGTCATCGGCGGCCGCCGCTTCATCACGCTCGACTCACTCGTCCCCGGCAAGGTGTACGGCCGGATCGGCGCGCGCCAACTCGACTGGCTGCGCGCGGTACTGGCCGTGCCCGCGCCCCACGGGTCCGTGGTGGTCCTCCACCACCCGCCGGTTGCCCTCGGCGTCGAGGTCCAGAAAGCCCTGGGGCTGCAGAACGGCTCCGATCTGGCGGACGCCGTACGCGGCACCGATGTACGGCTCGTCCTCTCCGGCCACTTCCACCTGCAGCTCTTCGGCCACCTGGCGTCGGTCCCGGTGTGGGTGACCCCCGGGGTCCTCAGCCGCGTCGACCTCACCGGACCGCCGGGGACCGAGCGGGCCGTTCGCGGGGCCTCGGCGACCCTCGTCGACCTCGACGGTCCCCACGCCCCGCTGTTCCACGTGCTCCACGCACGTGACCCGCGGGCGGGCGAGACGGTGTACGAACTCGACCGCGAACAGCTCCGCTCGGTCATCGACCGGCTGGGCCCCGGCGCCTGA
- a CDS encoding IS3 family transposase — protein MHFFRESGDTYGSPRITLDLWAEGWQVSMNTVAEIMADLGSQGRKPPRRRRSLTRQGKSRSTHSPGLPCERKHPPYGSKVPCTRSMYSRTRRAPGAWDAERLCRRRSSASPPRDLVDMGDPAGARGGRRLPAW, from the coding sequence ATGCACTTCTTTCGTGAGTCGGGCGACACGTATGGCTCGCCGCGGATCACGCTGGACCTGTGGGCCGAGGGCTGGCAGGTGTCGATGAACACCGTCGCCGAGATCATGGCCGACCTGGGCTCGCAGGGCCGTAAGCCGCCGCGTCGGCGTCGCTCACTGACCCGGCAGGGCAAGAGCCGCTCCACCCACTCGCCGGGCTTGCCGTGCGAGAGGAAGCACCCACCGTACGGCTCGAAGGTGCCCTGCACGCGCTCGATGTACTCCAGAACTCGGCGTGCACCGGGAGCGTGGGACGCAGAACGGCTATGCCGTAGGCGATCATCGGCGAGCCCTCCTCGAGATCTTGTGGATATGGGCGATCCTGCCGGAGCCCGGGGAGGGCGTCGATTACCCGCTTGGTAA
- a CDS encoding NAD(P)-dependent alcohol dehydrogenase has protein sequence MTTTVAAYAAPSAKAPLERTTIERRTVGEFDVLIDIKFAGICHSDIHQAREGWGEAIFPMVPGHEIAGVVGEVGSGVTKFKVGDRVGVGCMVDSCRECENCKAGQEQHCMRGNVGTYNAIGRDGEPTYGGYSQKVVVDENFTVRIPDGLSLDVAAPLLCAGITTYSPLKHWGAAPGKKVAVVGLGGLGHMAVKIAHALGAEVTVLSQSLRKKDDGLKLGADHYYATSDPATFENLAGTFDIILSTVSAPLDFGAYLSLLKTGGALVNVGAPEEPVALNLFSLIGGNKTLAGSMIGGIAETQEMLDFCAEHDLGAEIELIEASRINEAYERVLASDVRYRFVIDTATI, from the coding sequence ATGACCACGACTGTTGCTGCATATGCCGCCCCCAGCGCCAAGGCCCCGTTGGAGCGCACCACCATCGAGCGCCGCACAGTCGGCGAGTTCGACGTCCTGATCGACATCAAGTTCGCCGGCATCTGCCACTCCGACATTCACCAGGCCCGCGAGGGCTGGGGCGAGGCCATCTTCCCGATGGTGCCCGGCCACGAGATCGCCGGCGTCGTCGGCGAGGTCGGCTCCGGCGTGACGAAGTTCAAGGTCGGAGACAGGGTCGGCGTCGGCTGCATGGTCGACTCCTGCCGCGAGTGCGAGAACTGCAAGGCCGGGCAGGAGCAGCACTGCATGCGCGGGAACGTCGGCACGTACAACGCCATCGGCCGCGACGGCGAGCCCACCTACGGCGGCTACTCACAGAAGGTCGTCGTCGACGAGAACTTCACCGTCCGCATACCGGACGGGCTGTCCCTGGACGTGGCCGCGCCACTGCTCTGCGCCGGCATCACCACGTACTCCCCGCTCAAGCACTGGGGCGCGGCCCCCGGCAAGAAGGTCGCCGTGGTCGGCCTGGGCGGCCTCGGCCACATGGCCGTCAAGATCGCGCACGCCCTCGGCGCCGAGGTCACGGTCCTCTCCCAGTCGCTGCGCAAGAAGGACGACGGCCTGAAGCTGGGCGCCGACCACTACTACGCCACCAGCGACCCCGCCACCTTCGAGAACCTGGCCGGTACCTTCGACATCATCCTCTCCACAGTGTCGGCGCCCCTGGACTTCGGCGCGTACCTGAGCCTGCTGAAGACGGGCGGCGCCCTGGTGAACGTAGGCGCCCCCGAGGAGCCCGTCGCCCTGAACCTGTTCTCCTTGATCGGCGGCAACAAGACCCTCGCCGGTTCGATGATCGGCGGCATCGCCGAGACCCAGGAGATGCTCGACTTCTGCGCGGAGCACGACCTCGGTGCCGAGATCGAGCTGATCGAGGCGAGCCGGATCAACGAGGCGTACGAGCGTGTCCTCGCCTCGGACGTGCGCTACCGCTTCGTGATCGACACGGCGACGATCTGA
- a CDS encoding helix-turn-helix transcriptional regulator: MDETPATDDGQAALPDGLDRRAELSEFLRTRRARLKPDDVGIPAHGRHRRVPGLRREELAQLAGVSVAYYTRLEQGNGRNVSAEVLDSIARALRLTDAEHAHLTHLAKPKQQRSKYRAPKRQQVRVALQQLLESMEGVPAYIGGARSQILAWNPMAAALFGDWGKLPPGERNWARLTFLSPEYRELFLDWDSKASDIVSYLRQYAGQHPQDPDLSALVGELSVKSEEFRRLWATHDVKEKGHGVKRMRHPLVGDLTLAYETMHLPDDNEQFLCVYHAEPGSTSAEALRLLASWGTNTVQTNSHTPHP, from the coding sequence ATGGACGAGACCCCCGCCACGGACGACGGACAGGCAGCCCTCCCCGACGGCCTCGACCGCCGGGCCGAGCTCAGCGAATTCCTGCGCACCCGGCGGGCCCGGCTCAAGCCGGACGACGTGGGAATCCCCGCGCACGGGCGGCACAGGCGGGTGCCGGGGCTGCGGCGCGAGGAGCTGGCACAGCTGGCCGGGGTCTCGGTGGCCTACTACACACGGCTGGAGCAGGGCAACGGGCGCAATGTGTCGGCGGAGGTGCTCGACTCGATCGCGCGGGCCCTGCGCCTGACCGACGCCGAGCATGCGCATCTCACCCACCTCGCCAAGCCGAAGCAGCAGCGCAGCAAGTACCGGGCACCCAAGCGGCAGCAGGTGCGGGTGGCCCTGCAGCAGCTGCTCGAGTCGATGGAGGGCGTGCCCGCGTACATCGGCGGAGCACGCTCGCAGATCCTCGCCTGGAACCCAATGGCGGCGGCGCTGTTCGGCGACTGGGGCAAGCTGCCGCCCGGCGAACGCAACTGGGCGCGGCTGACCTTCCTCTCCCCCGAATACCGCGAACTGTTCCTGGACTGGGACTCCAAGGCGTCCGACATCGTCAGCTATCTGCGACAGTACGCGGGCCAGCACCCGCAGGACCCCGACCTGTCAGCACTCGTAGGTGAGCTCTCCGTCAAGAGCGAGGAATTCAGGCGGCTGTGGGCCACGCACGACGTAAAGGAGAAAGGCCACGGCGTGAAGCGGATGCGGCATCCACTGGTCGGCGACCTCACCCTTGCCTACGAGACAATGCACCTCCCGGACGACAACGAACAGTTCCTGTGCGTGTACCACGCCGAGCCCGGCTCCACGTCAGCGGAAGCCCTGCGCCTCCTCGCGAGCTGGGGCACGAACACAGTCCAGACAAACAGCCACACACCACACCCCTGA
- the trhA gene encoding PAQR family membrane homeostasis protein TrhA — translation MSRDAAEAEYIHVASVRGECREDGLPCGSQGDYAGGNAYSVAALVERVADLAEPIKPRLRGWLHAGMVPAALIAGIVLICLARTPQAAVACAVYSVTAWLLFATSAIYHRGTWGPLGEALLRRLDHANIFLIIAGTCTPLAVLLLPPEQRSVLLWIVWAGALAGIAFRVLWVAAPRWLYTPCYLALGWAPVSYLPDFLHTGGAAVLALIVAGGLLYSAGAVVYALQRPDPSPRWFGFHEVFHALTVAAFTAHYVAISLATY, via the coding sequence GTGTCTCGCGACGCTGCTGAAGCCGAATACATTCACGTCGCCTCAGTGCGTGGAGAATGCCGTGAAGACGGGCTGCCCTGCGGATCACAAGGTGACTATGCAGGGGGGAACGCTTACTCGGTTGCCGCTCTGGTGGAGCGGGTGGCAGACCTGGCCGAACCGATCAAGCCGAGGTTGCGTGGCTGGCTGCATGCCGGAATGGTCCCCGCCGCACTGATCGCAGGCATCGTGCTCATCTGCCTGGCTCGTACCCCGCAGGCGGCCGTGGCCTGCGCCGTGTACTCGGTCACCGCCTGGCTGTTGTTCGCAACGAGCGCCATCTACCACCGCGGCACCTGGGGGCCGCTGGGCGAGGCTCTTCTGCGACGTCTCGACCATGCCAACATCTTCCTGATCATCGCCGGCACCTGCACCCCCCTGGCCGTGCTCCTCCTCCCGCCGGAACAGCGGTCCGTGCTGCTGTGGATCGTGTGGGCGGGCGCATTGGCCGGCATCGCGTTCCGGGTCCTGTGGGTCGCAGCTCCGCGCTGGCTGTACACCCCGTGCTACCTGGCCCTGGGGTGGGCACCGGTGAGCTACCTGCCCGACTTCTTGCACACCGGCGGAGCGGCCGTACTCGCCCTGATCGTGGCCGGCGGTCTCCTCTACAGCGCGGGCGCGGTCGTCTATGCCCTCCAGCGACCCGACCCCTCGCCCCGCTGGTTCGGCTTCCACGAGGTGTTCCACGCGCTGACCGTGGCCGCCTTCACCGCGCACTACGTCGCCATCTCCCTGGCCACCTACTGA